The following are from one region of the Paenibacillus protaetiae genome:
- a CDS encoding three component ABC system middle component produces the protein MRNWHQRPTEVANLLNPAFCGYILREYVKSYENETGSGVPFELMFLLLPIVLHRHTRDQLPSTIRTHLQAWLQSNPEIRIGFANRVNDLIIITREAMIFLINKGYLSESNGVFLATDKRYKRFPIDDEIKEFVNKSKFIGRWFSSSSSTTIYTMWGICP, from the coding sequence ATGAGAAATTGGCACCAACGTCCTACTGAAGTTGCGAACCTTCTTAATCCAGCCTTTTGTGGATACATACTTAGAGAATATGTTAAGTCTTATGAAAATGAAACTGGATCTGGGGTTCCGTTCGAACTTATGTTCCTGCTGCTACCAATAGTTTTGCATCGACACACACGGGACCAGCTGCCGTCGACTATACGTACTCACCTTCAAGCATGGCTACAATCTAATCCTGAAATTCGGATTGGTTTTGCTAATCGTGTAAATGATTTGATCATCATTACGCGAGAAGCCATGATATTCCTCATAAATAAAGGTTATCTCTCTGAATCAAATGGAGTTTTCCTCGCAACGGATAAGAGATATAAGCGGTTTCCAATTGATGATGAAATTAAAGAATTCGTGAATAAGAGCAAATTTATTGGTCGTTGGTTTTCTAGTTCTTCAAGTACTACAATCTATACAATGTGGGGGATCTGTCCGTGA
- a CDS encoding ABC-three component system protein — MTTPFSAGGSAIGYLYQSRYALYLLLQKIDSKVSIEKLDDVAFEDGYSPAELLQLKHHLNTSASLTNACSDLWKTVRVWSEALKAQVSVARLTLVTTSTVPQDSIGYYLKDNLYREPMKARTMMLDVIASSTNQTNQAAYLAFSILTPEQQLSLVENIYILDQSPDIVDIAGKIKGLLALSVRRNLIDALYERLEGWWFHQVVVHLKGQSSGTITGADLSEKIHDIADQLRPDSLPIDYHGELPEDPKTYDGRQFVKQLQIISLSEKRIELALRDYYRAFMQRSRWISDQLVSISELERYERRLHEAWEEYFEILTEAGIEGLTSAELETKGKTLYDRLMQANHLSIRQGCTEPYVLKGSYHILADKVEVPIGWHPHFKQILEKFKGEQQDEKLAPTSY; from the coding sequence ATGACCACACCATTTTCAGCTGGGGGATCTGCTATAGGCTACCTCTACCAGTCTAGATATGCGCTTTACCTATTATTGCAAAAAATTGATTCTAAAGTATCAATAGAAAAGTTGGATGATGTTGCTTTTGAAGATGGTTATTCACCCGCTGAACTTTTACAACTTAAGCATCATTTAAACACATCTGCTTCTCTAACAAATGCTTGTTCCGATTTGTGGAAAACTGTACGAGTGTGGAGTGAGGCATTGAAAGCACAAGTTTCAGTAGCCAGGTTAACATTAGTAACAACATCCACTGTTCCACAAGACTCCATTGGTTACTATTTGAAGGACAACCTATACAGAGAGCCCATGAAGGCTAGAACAATGATGCTTGATGTAATCGCGTCTTCAACTAATCAAACGAATCAGGCTGCATATCTAGCGTTCTCCATATTGACACCTGAACAACAATTATCGTTAGTAGAAAATATATATATTCTTGACCAATCACCGGATATTGTTGATATCGCTGGAAAGATTAAGGGATTGTTAGCACTATCAGTAAGAAGAAACTTGATCGATGCCTTGTATGAACGGCTTGAGGGATGGTGGTTTCACCAGGTTGTTGTTCATTTAAAAGGGCAGTCAAGCGGAACTATAACTGGCGCAGATTTATCTGAAAAAATTCATGATATTGCTGACCAATTAAGACCTGATAGTCTACCAATTGATTACCATGGGGAGCTTCCCGAAGATCCTAAAACATATGATGGTAGGCAGTTCGTAAAACAACTGCAAATCATCTCACTCAGTGAAAAACGAATCGAACTTGCTCTGAGAGACTATTACCGGGCTTTTATGCAAAGATCTAGATGGATCTCTGATCAATTAGTAAGTATTAGCGAATTGGAACGTTATGAACGAAGGTTGCATGAAGCATGGGAGGAATATTTCGAAATTTTAACTGAAGCTGGTATTGAAGGGTTAACCAGTGCCGAGTTAGAAACAAAAGGAAAAACTTTGTACGATCGCTTAATGCAGGCAAATCATCTAAGTATTCGTCAAGGCTGTACGGAACCCTACGTTTTGAAAGGGAGTTACCATATCCTTGCCGATAAAGTGGAGGTTCCGATAGGTTGGCATCCGCATTTCAAGCAAATACTTGAAAAATTTAAGGGGGAGCAGCAGGATGAGAAATTGGCACCAACGTCCTACTGA
- a CDS encoding ADP-ribosylglycohydrolase family protein — protein MDSKSKVEFVDKYLGALLGAMVGDALGWVYEDRGMNTGKYVNIQRNFVSWSRRAGGRYQPHEEYISAGSYSDDTQLIFASARSLQYKNWFSHFVKIELPSWLLYERGGGGATKRAAETWSNGHPPWKLEKQNVDSIKRYFNAGGNGVTMRIMPHVFFCKNRLEELTNQVFLNGIATHGHPRALLSAIVFSWAMHYLVQKENNLEYGELVSYLLDNKDNWGQFPKVNNIKDWKEASNFAATVKYDDLWVATANELVSGLELISKAMKKGLRDSKMETLEKLNCFDKSTRGAGTVATLVAIYMASKYAADPASAVMDLASMQNADTDTIASMTGSLLGAIHGTEWIYPEWYLVQDYDYARKLVHNVGQIIFEDTNETLWNSSDNRNIKESIPNLKRADSISIGPFSSVTLQEVSKNKTSSKNFNISTYQFKSDEGQTIYIKIIKKISERPDVKQIQGSIEPQQKNSIINKEPIKVILSDIDIEKLSGILPPRVTAIKLFALISDFLQEKGNIQKLITKHESKTLNVDNIKQVLALLENNLIKSEK, from the coding sequence ATGGATTCGAAATCTAAGGTTGAATTTGTAGATAAATATCTCGGAGCATTATTAGGCGCGATGGTTGGTGATGCATTAGGTTGGGTTTATGAAGACAGAGGAATGAATACTGGGAAATATGTGAATATACAACGTAATTTTGTTTCATGGAGTCGGAGAGCTGGTGGGAGATATCAACCTCATGAAGAATATATTTCTGCTGGATCTTATAGTGATGATACACAATTGATTTTTGCATCAGCAAGAAGTCTACAATATAAAAATTGGTTTTCCCATTTTGTGAAAATTGAATTACCATCTTGGCTATTATATGAAAGAGGTGGCGGTGGAGCTACTAAAAGGGCTGCAGAAACTTGGAGCAATGGGCACCCACCATGGAAATTAGAAAAGCAAAATGTGGATTCTATAAAAAGATATTTTAATGCTGGTGGCAATGGTGTCACAATGAGGATTATGCCCCATGTGTTTTTTTGTAAAAATAGGCTGGAAGAATTAACAAATCAAGTTTTCTTAAACGGTATAGCTACACACGGTCATCCAAGAGCGTTATTAAGTGCAATTGTTTTCTCTTGGGCAATGCATTATTTAGTACAGAAAGAAAATAATCTTGAGTATGGTGAATTAGTATCATATTTATTAGATAATAAAGATAACTGGGGACAATTCCCGAAAGTAAATAATATTAAAGATTGGAAAGAAGCTTCGAACTTTGCTGCAACAGTAAAATATGATGATTTGTGGGTTGCAACAGCTAATGAACTAGTGAGTGGACTTGAGTTAATCTCGAAAGCAATGAAAAAAGGACTTCGAGATTCTAAAATGGAAACTCTTGAAAAATTAAATTGTTTCGATAAATCAACAAGAGGGGCAGGTACGGTTGCTACATTGGTAGCTATTTATATGGCATCTAAGTATGCTGCCGATCCAGCTTCAGCAGTAATGGATTTAGCTTCTATGCAAAATGCGGATACTGATACGATTGCATCGATGACAGGATCACTACTTGGAGCTATTCACGGTACAGAGTGGATTTATCCAGAATGGTACTTAGTGCAAGATTATGATTATGCTAGAAAATTAGTTCATAATGTAGGACAAATAATTTTTGAAGATACTAATGAAACGTTATGGAACTCGTCTGACAATAGAAACATTAAGGAAAGTATACCGAATTTGAAAAGAGCAGATTCAATTTCTATTGGACCATTCTCGTCTGTAACATTACAGGAGGTAAGTAAGAATAAAACGAGCTCCAAAAATTTCAATATATCCACATATCAATTCAAGTCCGACGAAGGACAGACAATTTACATAAAAATCATCAAGAAAATATCTGAAAGACCAGACGTAAAGCAAATTCAAGGGTCAATTGAACCGCAACAAAAAAATTCAATCATAAATAAAGAACCCATTAAAGTTATCTTGAGTGATATTGACATTGAAAAATTAAGTGGGATCTTGCCACCGAGGGTAACAGCAATAAAGCTATTTGCCCTTATATCTGATTTCTTGCAAGAAAAGGGGAATATACAAAAGCTAATTACAAAACACGAAAGCAAAACTTTAAACGTAGACAATATTAAGCAAGTTCTAGCGTTACTTGAAAACAATTTAATAAAATCTGAAAAATAG
- a CDS encoding DarT ssDNA thymidine ADP-ribosyltransferase family protein — protein sequence MSSIEDLIAEKGITRICHFTRSNKLPHILSKESGIVANTELDDQIELLSQNDPLRLDGKQDYVCCTIQYPNTWYLRKIKDKDPLFKQWVVLLINPKLAALSTTLYCHRNAAASHGAFIKEGVEGFAGMFKQSVQGQRIITRTPRMLPCCPTDDQAEVLIYKNISRSAILGVAVPTEEQARIEKARLRFVGGVPEDIPFIIAPDLFEVTWSGAVRNGQVPSEILYREG from the coding sequence ATGTCTTCAATTGAAGATCTCATTGCAGAAAAGGGTATAACTAGAATTTGCCATTTTACCCGTTCTAACAAATTACCACATATTTTATCCAAAGAGTCGGGAATAGTGGCTAATACGGAATTGGATGATCAAATTGAATTACTTAGTCAAAATGACCCTTTACGCTTGGATGGTAAACAAGATTATGTTTGTTGTACCATCCAGTATCCAAATACGTGGTATTTGAGAAAAATTAAAGATAAAGACCCATTGTTTAAACAATGGGTTGTATTGTTAATTAATCCGAAATTGGCTGCCTTATCAACAACTCTTTATTGCCACAGAAATGCAGCTGCTTCCCACGGCGCATTTATAAAAGAGGGAGTTGAAGGGTTTGCCGGTATGTTTAAACAATCAGTGCAGGGGCAAAGAATAATAACAAGAACACCACGTATGTTACCTTGTTGTCCTACAGATGACCAAGCAGAGGTATTAATCTATAAAAATATATCAAGAAGTGCTATATTAGGGGTAGCTGTTCCTACTGAAGAGCAAGCTCGGATTGAAAAGGCAAGATTACGATTTGTTGGCGGGGTACCGGAAGATATCCCATTTATTATTGCACCAGATTTATTTGAAGTTACTTGGAGTGGAGCTGTAAGAAATGGACAAGTACCTTCAGAAATTCTCTATAGAGAGGGATGA
- a CDS encoding 3'-5' exonuclease, with product MSLPTPEGLQAEVLYLPEKGHYVVLGTAGSGKTTLAILRAAYLASTHCKQGEKVLLVTFNKALVTYLRAISDRELKNIDVINYHKFARGYMNSRNKMGWNVIAPAETKVSLIKQALINVKSKYPTATTLEREHEVFVEEINWLQKMGITNLEQYEAVERVGRSSVWIARANRKYFFYVYEAYIQLRQESGYKYDFEELAIHVVQELLQDETQRMYKHIVIDEGQDFSPMMLRSLALAGSNDGSLIYFGDVAQQIYGSRISWRSAGLINPKIWKFEQNYRNTREIALLALAISKMPYFQDDTDLVEPKFKRASGPKPDLLKFNSENDELDYFIEEVIRHNRTRTIAILVRDRETVNTVIQKLRRITQIQELKGEMNYWQAAPGVSVGTYHSAKGLEFDTVILPYCNSSRLPVEERILALGSREEAMNEEIKLLYVGVTRAKSELYISYTGEITEMLPIDPDLYYQDEEEDK from the coding sequence GTGTCATTGCCTACGCCTGAAGGACTACAAGCCGAAGTCTTATATTTGCCTGAAAAAGGACATTATGTTGTCCTTGGCACAGCTGGTAGCGGAAAAACAACTCTAGCAATATTGCGGGCAGCTTATCTTGCTTCTACGCACTGTAAACAAGGTGAGAAAGTTTTGTTAGTTACTTTCAACAAAGCGCTGGTTACATATCTTAGAGCGATATCAGACCGGGAATTGAAGAACATTGATGTTATAAATTATCATAAGTTTGCCCGTGGATATATGAATTCTCGAAATAAGATGGGCTGGAATGTTATTGCTCCAGCAGAAACCAAAGTTAGCTTAATTAAACAAGCACTCATAAACGTTAAAAGTAAGTATCCGACTGCAACCACATTAGAACGAGAACATGAAGTATTCGTTGAAGAAATCAATTGGCTTCAAAAAATGGGAATTACAAATTTAGAACAGTATGAGGCAGTAGAACGTGTAGGAAGAAGCAGTGTATGGATTGCAAGAGCCAATAGAAAGTACTTCTTCTATGTGTACGAGGCTTACATTCAACTGCGGCAAGAAAGCGGATATAAGTATGATTTTGAAGAGTTAGCTATTCATGTTGTACAAGAGTTGCTTCAAGATGAGACACAGCGTATGTATAAGCATATTGTCATTGATGAGGGACAAGATTTTTCTCCAATGATGCTTCGATCTTTAGCATTAGCTGGTTCGAATGACGGCAGCCTCATTTATTTCGGAGATGTTGCTCAACAGATTTATGGAAGTAGGATTTCTTGGCGTTCTGCAGGTTTAATCAACCCTAAAATTTGGAAATTTGAACAGAACTACAGAAATACGAGAGAAATTGCATTACTTGCATTGGCGATCTCGAAAATGCCATATTTTCAAGATGATACAGATCTGGTTGAACCAAAATTCAAAAGAGCATCGGGACCGAAACCTGATTTGTTAAAATTCAATTCAGAAAATGATGAATTAGACTACTTTATTGAGGAAGTTATCCGTCATAATCGTACACGAACAATTGCAATTCTTGTCCGTGATCGTGAAACGGTGAATACAGTAATTCAAAAGCTAAGACGGATTACTCAAATTCAAGAACTGAAAGGTGAAATGAATTACTGGCAAGCTGCGCCTGGTGTATCTGTAGGTACATATCATTCAGCAAAGGGATTAGAATTTGATACAGTAATTTTGCCGTATTGCAATTCATCCAGATTACCGGTAGAAGAACGGATTCTTGCCCTAGGAAGCCGTGAAGAAGCTATGAATGAAGAAATCAAATTGCTGTATGTAGGTGTAACAAGAGCTAAGTCCGAGTTATATATTTCTTACACAGGTGAAATAACCGAAATGCTTCCAATTGATCCGGATTTGTACTACCAAGATGAGGAGGAAGATAAATAA
- a CDS encoding ComEC/Rec2 family competence protein, with product MRIINRRPLVWFAVSWLAGASCAASLTGMGIVFAGLAVTAVLAALAIGKAATWRLAVMCLLAYGLASGERLWADARNVTAFTGLAESADPLQTSPASVSGTIVSPVEVDGDIAQFRAKLSSARVGSEAGARRLSETVLVRVRLKEQPQQEIAAAWQRGEQVQIAGELQQPAAQSNIGGFDYRRYLRSQGIHWLLQVQGTGAVHAAPGPAWTAAALLGRIDNARAWLGSRVDKLYPADQAGYMKGLVLGIREDLDPDQYGQFARLGLTHILAISGLHVAVFVYAFGGLLRLLRFTRCNLA from the coding sequence ATGCGTATCATCAATCGGCGTCCGCTTGTCTGGTTTGCCGTCAGTTGGCTGGCTGGCGCAAGCTGTGCGGCTTCGCTTACCGGCATGGGCATCGTGTTCGCCGGATTGGCTGTAACGGCCGTGCTGGCAGCCTTGGCGATCGGGAAAGCGGCGACCTGGCGGTTGGCTGTGATGTGCCTGCTGGCATACGGGCTGGCTTCCGGTGAACGGCTGTGGGCCGATGCCCGGAACGTAACCGCTTTTACCGGACTCGCCGAGTCGGCTGACCCGTTGCAAACGTCGCCGGCCAGCGTATCGGGTACGATCGTATCGCCGGTTGAAGTCGACGGCGATATCGCGCAATTCCGCGCGAAGTTGTCGTCCGCGCGTGTTGGCAGCGAAGCGGGAGCCCGCCGGCTGAGCGAGACGGTGCTGGTGCGTGTGCGGCTGAAGGAGCAGCCGCAGCAGGAGATTGCCGCCGCCTGGCAGCGCGGCGAGCAGGTACAAATCGCCGGCGAGCTGCAGCAGCCGGCGGCACAATCCAATATCGGCGGATTTGATTACCGCCGATATTTGCGCAGCCAGGGTATCCACTGGCTGCTGCAAGTGCAGGGCACAGGCGCCGTGCACGCGGCGCCCGGCCCGGCATGGACGGCGGCCGCTTTGCTCGGCCGCATCGACAACGCGCGAGCGTGGCTCGGCTCGCGCGTAGACAAGCTGTATCCGGCAGACCAGGCCGGATACATGAAAGGGCTGGTCCTCGGCATACGCGAGGACCTGGACCCGGATCAATACGGCCAATTCGCAAGGCTTGGCCTTACGCATATTTTGGCCATATCAGGTCTTCACGTCGCTGTTTTTGTATATGCTTTCGGCGGCCTGCTGCGTCTGCTCCGTTTTACGAGATGTAATCTTGCATGA
- a CDS encoding deoxycytidylate deaminase: MATLTFEAERKDWDTYFMDIAYMVSTRSRCPRRHVGALLVQGKKLLGTAYNGAPMGVPDCSEAGCMISEQLEVELVDGVEKAVKKQRCIRTIHAEQNLLLFTDRIDREGSTVYVTDEPCWTCSNMLANSGIKEIVYHRGYPKDSDKVKRLMEAKGITFRQLLEYEPPAQARMNVINE; the protein is encoded by the coding sequence ATGGCTACATTAACGTTTGAAGCGGAACGCAAGGATTGGGATACCTATTTTATGGATATTGCGTATATGGTATCGACGCGTTCCCGTTGTCCCCGCAGACATGTCGGAGCGCTGCTGGTCCAAGGCAAGAAGCTGCTTGGAACGGCTTATAACGGCGCGCCGATGGGTGTTCCGGATTGCTCGGAAGCCGGCTGCATGATTTCGGAGCAGCTGGAAGTAGAGCTGGTGGACGGTGTGGAAAAAGCGGTGAAAAAACAGCGCTGCATCCGGACGATCCATGCTGAGCAAAATTTGCTGCTGTTTACGGACCGGATCGATCGGGAAGGCTCGACGGTGTACGTAACCGACGAGCCTTGCTGGACTTGCAGCAATATGCTTGCTAACAGCGGCATTAAAGAAATTGTTTATCACCGCGGTTATCCGAAGGACAGCGACAAAGTTAAACGGCTGATGGAAGCCAAAGGGATCACTTTCCGGCAATTGCTGGAGTATGAGCCGCCGGCTCAAGCCCGTATGAACGTTATAAACGAATAG
- a CDS encoding homocysteine synthase: MSNEQKLSLETLSVHGGQEIDSATFARAVPIYQTTSYGFKDTDHAANLFSLQEFGNIYTRIMNPTSDVFEKRIAALEGAPAALAVASGQAAITYSILNIAGSGDEIVSSSSLYGGTYNLFSHTFAKLGIKVHFVDSSDPENFRALINENTKALYAETIGNPKGDVLDIEAVAAIAHENGIPLIVDNTFPSPYLLRPIEHGADIVVHSATKFIGGHGTSIGGVIVDGGQFDWKASGKFPGLTEPDPSYHGVVYTDAVGPLAYIIKARVQLLRDMGAALSPFNSFLLLQGLETLHLRMERHSSNALRVAQFLEEHEAVEWVNYPGLESHPSYGAARKYLPKGQGAILTFGIKGGIEAGKKLINAVTLFSHLANVGDSKSLIIHPASTTHQQLGEAEQLAAGVTPGMVRLSVGTEGIDDIIADLTQAIAASQQA, translated from the coding sequence ATGTCAAATGAACAAAAGCTCTCTCTTGAAACGTTATCCGTCCACGGAGGACAAGAAATCGATTCCGCAACTTTTGCGCGTGCAGTGCCGATCTATCAAACGACCTCTTACGGGTTCAAAGATACGGATCATGCGGCAAACTTGTTTTCGTTGCAGGAATTCGGCAACATCTACACTCGAATTATGAACCCGACCTCGGATGTGTTCGAGAAGCGAATCGCCGCACTGGAAGGCGCGCCGGCCGCTTTGGCTGTCGCTTCCGGACAAGCTGCCATTACGTATTCGATTTTAAATATTGCCGGCAGCGGAGATGAGATCGTATCTTCCTCCAGCTTGTACGGCGGCACTTATAATTTATTTTCCCACACGTTTGCAAAACTCGGCATCAAAGTGCATTTTGTAGATTCGTCCGACCCGGAAAATTTCCGCGCACTCATTAACGAAAACACAAAAGCGTTATATGCTGAAACGATCGGCAATCCAAAAGGCGACGTACTCGACATCGAGGCTGTTGCAGCAATTGCGCATGAGAATGGGATTCCGCTTATTGTGGACAATACGTTCCCGAGCCCTTACCTTCTTCGCCCGATCGAACACGGCGCGGACATCGTTGTTCATTCGGCTACCAAATTTATCGGCGGCCACGGGACGTCGATCGGCGGCGTTATCGTTGACGGCGGACAATTTGACTGGAAAGCAAGCGGCAAATTTCCAGGCTTGACGGAACCGGACCCTAGCTATCATGGTGTTGTATACACGGATGCGGTTGGACCGCTAGCATACATTATCAAAGCTCGCGTCCAGCTGCTGCGCGATATGGGAGCTGCGCTTTCGCCGTTTAACTCGTTCCTGCTGCTGCAAGGGCTGGAAACGCTTCACCTGCGTATGGAACGCCACAGCTCCAATGCTTTGCGCGTAGCGCAGTTTTTGGAGGAGCATGAAGCGGTGGAATGGGTAAACTATCCGGGACTGGAAAGCCATCCGTCGTATGGCGCGGCTCGCAAATATTTGCCGAAGGGGCAAGGCGCGATATTGACATTTGGCATTAAAGGCGGTATTGAAGCGGGCAAAAAACTGATTAATGCCGTTACGTTGTTTTCCCATTTGGCTAACGTAGGCGATTCGAAGTCGCTCATTATTCATCCGGCGAGCACGACGCATCAACAGCTTGGCGAAGCGGAGCAGCTTGCAGCAGGCGTAACGCCGGGTATGGTTCGCTTATCCGTCGGAACGGAAGGCATTGATGATATTATTGCGGATTTGACACAAGCGATTGCGGCGAGCCAGCAAGCGTAA
- a CDS encoding ComEA family DNA-binding protein, giving the protein MIRTINGRIAAAAGCGLLAVIFFVMAMQHPNHEPPGWTKVNGAASAALDELEGITPEGGDARETDAGKTDGAGAERAGGAGAAGTGAAGEAGSSGAADAAAAGQEAANGTGGAAVTGSAGTTTGGSGADGAVEAPSGAEAAGTAGTGAASGSMAGKLDINKATAEQLDALKGIGPSKAQAIVADRETNGPFRSVDDLLRVKGIGEKLLADIKDSIVAGP; this is encoded by the coding sequence ATGATCCGGACTATAAATGGAAGAATAGCCGCAGCTGCCGGCTGCGGATTGCTGGCAGTTATCTTTTTTGTCATGGCGATGCAGCATCCAAACCATGAGCCGCCGGGATGGACGAAAGTGAACGGCGCGGCATCCGCGGCGTTGGATGAGCTGGAAGGCATAACCCCGGAAGGCGGCGACGCCAGAGAGACAGACGCCGGCAAAACGGATGGCGCCGGAGCGGAGAGGGCTGGCGGCGCTGGTGCGGCCGGAACCGGTGCGGCGGGAGAAGCCGGCAGCAGCGGTGCTGCAGATGCAGCTGCGGCAGGGCAAGAAGCGGCAAACGGGACAGGCGGCGCGGCTGTAACTGGATCTGCCGGCACAACGACAGGCGGTTCCGGCGCAGACGGGGCGGTTGAAGCGCCGTCCGGAGCGGAGGCGGCGGGGACAGCGGGGACGGGTGCAGCCTCCGGCAGCATGGCAGGAAAGCTGGATATTAACAAAGCAACTGCGGAGCAGCTGGATGCGCTTAAAGGTATTGGCCCGTCGAAAGCCCAGGCTATCGTGGCGGACCGGGAGACCAATGGGCCTTTTCGCTCAGTAGATGATCTGCTAAGAGTGAAGGGGATTGGAGAGAAGCTTCTGGCCGACATTAAAGACAGCATTGTAGCAGGACCATAA
- the comER gene encoding late competence protein ComER yields MNVGFIGTGTMGSLLIEALISSDALAPEQIKVSNRTPSKAEALARRFPGLKAVLTNTEAAKGCEIVFLCVKPLEFHKVVAEIASSVQPEQLLISITSPVLIEHLEQKLPCKIAKVIPSITNYVWSGATLCIYGTRVTDQDRDTLEQLLGRISAPLRIEEAYTRIVSDISSCGPAFFAHLLEQFIEAAVEQTGIEREEATRIASEMLLGTGLLLTEGGMTPAQVQDRVSVPGGITAQALDILRQELPGVFTRLVHTTHDKFREDVEKVEDLFNEKEVNGP; encoded by the coding sequence ATGAATGTCGGATTTATCGGAACAGGAACAATGGGCAGCTTGCTGATTGAAGCTCTCATCTCATCGGATGCGCTCGCTCCCGAGCAGATCAAAGTGAGCAACCGGACCCCCTCGAAAGCCGAAGCGCTTGCTCGCCGATTTCCCGGTTTGAAGGCCGTCCTTACCAATACGGAAGCGGCAAAAGGCTGCGAGATCGTATTCCTGTGCGTCAAGCCGCTTGAATTTCATAAAGTCGTTGCTGAAATTGCTTCTTCCGTTCAACCGGAACAGCTGTTAATCTCCATTACCAGCCCTGTTCTTATCGAGCATTTGGAGCAGAAGCTGCCCTGCAAAATCGCAAAAGTAATTCCAAGCATTACCAATTATGTATGGAGCGGCGCAACGCTTTGCATATACGGAACAAGGGTAACCGACCAGGACCGCGATACGCTGGAGCAGCTGCTTGGCCGGATTAGCGCGCCGCTGCGGATTGAAGAAGCTTACACTCGCATTGTGTCCGATATTTCCAGCTGCGGACCGGCGTTTTTTGCCCATTTGCTGGAGCAGTTCATCGAAGCTGCCGTTGAACAAACCGGCATCGAACGGGAAGAAGCGACCCGGATCGCCAGCGAAATGCTGCTCGGGACCGGACTGCTGCTTACCGAAGGCGGAATGACGCCGGCGCAAGTGCAGGACCGGGTCTCCGTGCCTGGCGGCATTACCGCGCAAGCGCTGGACATATTACGGCAGGAGCTGCCGGGCGTATTTACCAGGCTGGTGCATACGACACATGATAAATTCCGCGAAGACGTCGAAAAAGTCGAAGATCTGTTTAATGAAAAAGAGGTGAACGGTCCTTGA